A stretch of Hypomesus transpacificus isolate Combined female chromosome 7, fHypTra1, whole genome shotgun sequence DNA encodes these proteins:
- the fam169ab gene encoding trichohyalin isoform X3 — protein MEFPVDVLVGVSQEALESSAQNYMKELLYSNPDSPQYLTLEDRTQVPIGLPNVGFVPLYGASNQQKVLALFSPGDQLTAVGLYLLDRWWAVEDILRTSDPSRDGAMEVETIRERIVLYILNRVVYRTQDRSSDEMPFLCHEETDFAKILWKSGEAVGFYSVKPSDSLCSSFVTQRYQLPVMDSIFVRKRHRGNGFGLQMLENFVDSFNEDSLGLRYPLPTAMCKVCAKYLSLYPADSSLLWEVESVGGPSQRTNIACKIQAMDLNAISKNLSFEQSIVSHELTGADVVMEELTTSIHRHGSLEIVEEVKIEVSRDSEETPVSARGRSSGLKRRKMREEVAEEVSEENKSEKVIRIEDIEAVEAVEETAQTTLESAGETVVTAERPKEEEPSLGEPEKPATVPSTVSPEANKEPAVEEIQGGEKAQAQALRLQRATVVLVDVTKTTFQTAVEVENVASEQISEDKDAVEVAGHEDTTMDEAVEEEIREAETKTDESEKEDKNERDRSHRSTRLSKQPLDEQAECKTYPIRKFSRSAAKALEAPHESPKGLVPQSQRSDILLRATPSRESKRHKHQEEPEEPAEITEPETIPSEDPASEETGEAAEVEQVGDRRQETAAEGQEAESEKPTEVVEPPGRKTRLTKNTAMKTPKRKSQRHLKITEEEEEGKKTSTTPRGKTRQPRELQETNKDEAAEQQTFSRVLRRRTTVIANFTPRKYTRIHAVKENDEQAAAPTIDKNDKEQEIIPEEKKMAQDVVALEEPGEAVALEESGDTVALEEPGEAVALEESGDTVALEEPGDAVALEEPGDAVALEDPGDAVAPEEPGEAEALEEPGEAEALEEPGEAVAPEEPGEAVALEEPGDVVALEEPGEAEALEEPGDVVALEEPGEAVALEEPGDVVAPEELGGAIALEEPGDVVALEEPGDAVAPEEPGGAIALEEPGDVVALEELGDVVAPEEQGGQEEQTMDKLEEEAVEAAEGKLEDEKEEKIGEEETMADESAAVEHDEKMEGKMSAVVQSAGDEVTEKGSEEMPSEEPAEEEKETEPSNEVVETTTEETLEEKVAPAEVEEAEISEEEQEAPAVETRASRRGRKSGKATPKHKSTGRGQKQQEEEEEEEEEPVIEIRVLRRGRKSAPVTPSRKSKRARKQPEEEETAEQEAGPAKEEVHVEQEKDMEEKIEAVTLEENLVEDARADEGTVEEDKVDEGATAAEEKTEDKEEEEIVAEESAAVEEVEKTEDQSTVEPMVQSAGDEVTEKGSEEMPSEEPAEEEKEREPSNEVVETPTEETLEEKVAPAEVEEAEISEEEQEAPAVETKASRRGRKSGKATPKHKSTGRGQKQQKEEEEEEEEKEEEPVIEIRVLRRGRKSAPVTPSRKSKRARKQPEQQEEEETAEQEAGPAKEEVHVEQEKDSVKEAVAYEMNEEEEGNEVAEARTEEDAAEEENKTPEEEKSPEEVVEEIPDEGSAEGGEERQADKEEEEGKSEAAAAETRTAEAADTAAEMPLDEDTEKSSPAMEEEAKSCEEEEVVKEAQKDTEEEEEERGGEEADLTTDTVANAEGKEEAITQPQEEGIGEPVEEQIGEEKVETGELAETEEGKQGEDAKIASASRDVEQAEEILEKERKEAGETETAEKTDKQEIGEEDVVTDEGSPKEAKVTQTDGPVKEEAEEDKPPVVETRALRSRSKILLGATPSRESKRPKHQEEPEEPTEIAEPETIPSEEPASEETVEEAEVERVDDRRQETDAEDKEPPVVKMRVLRKTAAMTRRKSKRHKPSVDYTEEGGGEEDNDAMESEEGEGGEESEGVEEEGEAGIEGKEEAELEEDVDTENVHGNVADEEEEPPVVKTRVHQKKTAAMTRRKSKRRKPSVDYTEEGGEEEDDSDDMESEEGEGGEESEGEEEEGEAGVEGKEEAELEEDGADEEEEKTGEEKTKEAENNICLELDEDEEQMEEDSTAADSSEEEKEAPVTLKTNLRGRSMATPIPAPRRKSRRLSQVTHTLQVEKAASEESVEEQSPPTGRSLRKRRSLRKRRSLRKSAEPTPTYRSKRRSRT, from the exons ATGGAGTTCCCTGTGGATGTGCTTGTGGGCGTGAGCCAGGAGGCTCTGGAGAGCTCCGCCCAGAACTACATGAAGGAGCTGCTGTACAGCAACCCAGATTCACCCCAGTACCTCACCCTGGAGGACCGCACCCAG GTTCCTATCGGTCTTCCCAACGTGGGCTTTGTTCCTCTGTACGGAGCCAGCAATCAGCAGAAGGTCCTGGCCCTCTTCTCTCCAGGAGACCAGCTCACAG ctgtggGGCTGTACCTGCTGGACAGGTGGTGGGCGGTGGAGGACATTCTGAGGACGTCTGACCCCTCCAGAGATGGAGCCATGGAG GTGGAAACCATCAGAGAGAGAATAGTTCTGTACATCCTAAATCGTGTAGTTTACAGAACCCAAGACAGGAGCTCTGACGAGATGCCCTTCCTGTGCCATGAGGAAACAGACTTCGCCAAAATCCTCTGGAAGAGCGGAGAGGCAGTGGGGTTCTACTCAGTCAAGCCTTCAG ACAGCTTATGCAGTAGCTTCGTGACCCAGCGGTACCAGCTTCCTGTCATGGACTCCATATTTGTCAGGAAGCGGCACCGCGGCAATGGCTTCGGCCTTCAAATGCTTGAAAACTTTGTTGACAGTTTCAATGAGGACAGTCTAGGGTTGAGATACCCCCTCCCCACAGCAATGTGCAAAG TTTGTGCCAAGTACCTGAGCCTGTACCCAGCTGACAGCAGCCTGCTGTGGGAGGTGGAGAGCGTCGGAGGGCCCAGCCAGAGAACCAACATCGCCTGCAAGATCCAGGCCATGGATCTGAATG CCATATCGAAGAATCTCTCCTTTGAGCAATCGATTGTTAGTCATGAGTTGACTGGAGCAGACGTGGTCATGGAGGAACTCACTACGTCCATCCACAGACATGGATCCTTGGAGATTGTG GAGGAAGTGAAAATCGAAGTTTCAAGAG ACTCGGAGGAAACGCCGGTCTCTGCCCGCGGCAGGAGCAGTgggctgaagaggaggaagatgagagaggaggtagCTGAGGAGGTGTCAGAggaaaacaaatcagaaaaagtAATCAG GATTGAGGATATCGAGGCagtggaggctgtggaggaaaCAGCACAAACCACTCTGGAATCAGCTGGG GAAACTGTTGTAACAGCAGAAAGGCCAAAAGAGGAGGAGCCTTCACTTGGTGAACCAGAAAAACCGGCCACAGTCCCAAGCACAGTATCGCCAGAGGCCAACAAGGAGCCTGCTGTTGAGGAGatccagggaggagagaaggcccAGGCTCAGGCCCTCCGGCTGCAGAGAGCCACCGTGGTGCTGGTGGACGTGACCAAAACAACCTTCCAGACAGCAGTGGAGGTTGAAAATGTTGCTTCAGAACAGATTTCAGAGGACAAAGATGCAGTGGAGGTGGCAGGACATGAAGACACAACGATGGACGAGGCGGTTGAGGAGGAGATCAGGGAGGCTGAAACCAAAACTGATGAGTCCGAAAAAGAAGACAAGAATGAGAGGGACAGGTCTCACCGATCCACTCGTCTTTCAAAGCAGCCCCTGGACGAGCAAGCAGAATGCAAAACCTATCCAATCAGAAAGTTCTCCAGATCAGCTGCAAAGGCCTTGGAAGCACCCCATGAAAGTCCCAAAGGGTTAGTCCCACAGTCCCAAAGATCAGATATTCTCCTCAGGGCCACACCTTCACGGGAATCCAAAAGGCATAAACATCAAGAAGAACCGGAAGAACCTGCTGAAATAACGGAGCCAGAAACCATCCCTTCAGAGGATCCGGCGTCCGAGGAAACGGGTGAAGCAGCAGAAGTGGAGCAAGTAGGTGACAGGAGACAGGAAACGGCTGCAGagggacaggaagcagagagtgAGAAACCTACAGAGGTAGTAGAACCTCCTGGGAGAAAAACGAGACTTACGAAGAATACAGCCATGAAAACGCCCAAACGCAAGTCGCAGCGACACCTGAAAATAAccgaagaggaagaagagggtaAAAAAACATCTACAACCCCTAGAGGTAAAACACGACAACCCAGAGAGCTACAGGAAACAAACAAAGACGAGGCAGCAGAGCAGCAAACCTTTAGCAGAGTTTTGAGGAGGAGGACTACAGTCATCGCTAACTTTACTCCTCGCAAATACACACGCATTCATGCTGTGAAAGAAAACGATGAACAAGCAGCAGCTCCTACAATAGATAAGAATGATAAAGAACAAGAAATTATTCCTGAGGAGAAGAAAATGGCACAAGATGTTGTAGCCCTGGAGGAACCAGGAGAAGCTGTAGCCCTGGAGGAATCAGGAGATACTGTAGCCCTGGAGGAACCAGGAGAAGCTGTAGCGCTGGAGGAATCAGGAGATACTGTAGCCCTGGAGGAACCAGGAGATGCTGTAGCGCTGGAGGAACCAGGAGATGCTGTAGCGCTGGAGGACCCAGGAGATGCTGTAGCGCCAGAGGAACCAGGAGAAGCTGAAGCCCTGGAGGAACCAGGAGAAGCTGAAGCCCTGGAGGAACCAGGAGAAGCTGTAGcaccagaggaaccaggagaAGCTGTAGCCCTGGAGGAACCAGGAGATGTTGTAGCCCTGGAGGAACCAGGAGAAGCTGAAGCCCTGGAGGAACCAGGAGATGTTGTAGCCCTGGAGGAACCAGGAGAAGCTGTAGCCCTGGAGGAACCAGGAGATGTTGTAGCACCGGAGGAACTAGGAGGTGCTATAGCCCTGGAGGAACCAGGAGATGTTGTAGCCCTGGAGGAACCAGGAGATGCTGTAGcaccagaggaaccaggaggTGCTATAGCCTTGGAAGAACCAGGAGATGTTGTAGCCCTGGAGGAACTAGGAGATGTTGTAGCACCGGAGGAACAGGGGGGACAAGAAGAGCAGACTATGGACAAGTTGGAGGAAGAAGCAGTGGAGGCTGCGGAGGGGAAGTtggaggatgagaaggaggagaaaatcGGTGAAGAGGAAACTATGGCTGATGAATCAGCCGCAGTAGAACATGATGAAAAAATGGAGGGCAAAATGTCGGCTGTAGTCCAGAGTGCTGGAGATGAGGTTACAGAAAAGGGTTCAGAGGAAATGCCCTCAGAGGAgccagcagaggaggagaaagagacagaaccaTCAAATGAAGTGGTAGAAACAACAACTGAAGAAACCTTGGAAGAAAAGGTGGCACCAGCTGAAGTTGAGGAGGCTGAGATCTCAGAGGAAGAACAGGAAGCCCCAGCAGTAGAAACAAGAGCTTccaggaggggaaggaagagcgGGAAAGCTACTCCAAAACACAAATCCACAGGCAGAGGACAAaaacagcaggaggaggaagaggaggaggaggaggaaccggTCATAGAAATAAGAGTTctgagaagaggaaggaaatCTGCACCTGTCACACCGAGTCGCAAATCTAAAAGAGCCCGCAAACaacctgaggaagaggagactgCAGAACAGGAAGCAGGACCAGCAAAGGAGGAAGTACATGTTGAACAAGAAAAAGACATGGAAGAAAAGATTGAGGCTGTGACACTCGAGGAGAACCTTGTGGAGGATGCTAGGGCTGACGAGGGCACTGTGGAAGAGGAcaaggtggatgagggagcaACGGCTGCAGAGGAAAAGACTGAGgataaagaggaggaggaaatcgTAGCAGAAGAATCAGCTGCAGTAGAAGAAGTTGAAAAAACAGAAGATCAGAGCACAGTTGAACCCATGGTCCAGAGTGCTGGAGATGAGGTTACAGAAAAGGGTTCAGAGGAAATGCCCTCAGAGGAgccagcagaggaggagaaagaaagagaaccaTCAAATGAAGTGGTAGAAACACCAACTGAAGAAACCTTGGAAGAAAAGGTGGCACCAGCTGAAGTTGAGGAGGCAGAGATCTCAGAGGAAGAACAGGAAGCCCCAGCAGTAGAAACAAAAGCTTccaggaggggaaggaagagcgGTAAAGCTACTCCAAAACACAAATCCACAGGCAGAGGACAAAAACagcagaaagaggaagaggaagaagaggaggaaaaggag gaggaaccgGTCATAGAAATAAGAGTTctgagaagaggaaggaaatCTGCACCTGTCACACCGAGTCGCAAATCTAAAAGAGCCCGCAAACAACCTgagcagcaggaggaagaggagactgCAGAACAGGAAGCAGGACCAGCAAAGGAGGAAGTACATGTTGAACAAGAAAAAGACAGCGTAAAAGAAGCAGTGGCTTATGAAatgaatgaggaagaggagggcaatGAGGTGGCGGAGGCAAGGACTGAGGAAGACGCAgcagaagaagaaaacaaaaccCCAGAGGAAGAAAAGTCTccagaggaggtggtggaagaAATACCTGATGAGGGGTctgctgagggaggagaggagcgacaGGCTgacaaagaggaggaagaagggaaatCAGAAGCTGCTGCAGCAGAGACCAGGACAGCGGaagcagcagacacagcagcagAAATGCCTCTTGATGAAGACACTGAGAAGAGCTCACCTGCCATGGAGGAAGAAGCAAAGAGctgtgaggaagaggaagtggtgAAAGAAGCACAGAAAGatacagaggaggaagaggaggaaaggggtggagaggaggctgACCTGACCACAGACACTGTGGCAAATGCTGAGGGCAAAGAAGAAGCCATCACACAACCACAGGAGGAAGGTATAGGAGAGCCAGTAGAAGAGCAAataggagaggagaaggtggagacaGGGGAATTGGCTGAAACTGAAGAGGGGAAGCAGGGGGAAGACGCCAAGATTGCATCTGCTTCCCGAGATGTAGAACAAGCAGAGGAAAtactggagaaggagagaaaggaggctgGTGAGACAGAAACCGCAGAGAAAACTGATAAACAGGAGATAGGAGAAGAAGATGTGGTGACTGATGAAGGGTCTCCAAAAGAAGCGAAGGTGACACAGACTGACGGTCCTGTGAAGGAGGAGGCTGAAGAAGACAAACCTCCAGTTGTGGAGACAAGAGCTTTGAGGAGCAGATCAAAGATTCTCCTCGGGGCCACACCTTCACGGGAATCCAAAAGGCCAAAACATCAAGAAGAACCGGAAGAACCCACTGAAATAGCGGAGCCAGAAACCATCCCTTCAGAGGAGCCGGCATCTGAGGAAACGGTTGAAGAAGCAGAAGTGGAGCGAGTAGATGACAGGAGACAGGAAACGGATGCAGAGGACAAAGAACCTCCTGTGGTAAAAATGAGAGTCCTTCGGAAGACTGCAGCCATGACGAGGCGTAAATCCAAACGCCACAAACCGTCGGTGGATTAcactgaggaggggggaggggaggaggacaacgATGCCATGGAgtctgaggagggagagggaggagaggaaagtgagggagtggaagaagagggagaagctGGCATTGAGGGCAAAGAGGAAGCTGAACTTGAAGAAGATGTGGACACAGAAAATGTACACGGAAACGTagcagatgaggaggaagaaccTCCCGTGGTAAAAACAAGAGTTCATCAGAAGAAGACTGCAGCCATGACGAGGCGTAAATCCAAACGCCGCAAACCGTCGGTGGATTAcactgaggaggggggagaggaggaggacgacagTGATGACATGGAgtctgaggagggagagggaggagaggaaagtgagggagaggaagaagagggagaagctGGCGTAGAGGGCAAAGAGGAAGCTGAACTTGAGGAAGATGGagcagatgaggaggaagaaaagacaggagaggaaaaaaCTAAAGAGGCAGAAAACAACATTTGTTTGGAGTTAGATGAAGATGAagagcagatggaggaggacTCAACAGCAGCTGACAGCtcagaggaagaaaaggaggcTCCAGTGACCCTGAAGACAAATCTGAGAGGGAGGTCAATGGCCACTCCCATCCCAGCGCCACGGCGCAAATCCAGAAGACTCagccaggtcacacacacactgcaggtggAGAAGGCTGCTTCTGAAGAGTCTGTGGAAGAGCAGAGTCCTCCGACTGGGAGGagtctgaggaagaggaggagtctgaggaagaggaggagtctgAGGAAGAGCGCCGAGCCCACGCCCACATACAGGTCCAAGCGCCGCAGCCGAACATAG